From Arcobacter arenosus, one genomic window encodes:
- a CDS encoding recombinase family protein translates to MSKVFTYVRVNNNNESYTKDQKKGLEEYISKNNISINKEIEIVIDTPDDEKNILDFLKSCEHSSTVVVYDLNVFGRTIETILEIVKFLLSNKIRIIIVKQNLDLIDDKDMLTQMILGVISMTVNLEKDLMSLRTKEALTAKKLKGESLGKPKGTIQKSKFDKQRDKIEELLAVGLSVRKIAKLLGYNNHIGLNNYVKKRNIRHSLPNTLDIAS, encoded by the coding sequence ATGTCTAAAGTTTTCACATATGTTAGAGTTAACAACAATAATGAGAGTTATACAAAAGATCAAAAAAAAGGTTTAGAAGAATATATTTCTAAGAACAATATTTCTATTAATAAAGAGATTGAAATAGTTATAGATACTCCTGATGATGAGAAAAATATTCTGGACTTTTTAAAAAGCTGTGAGCATTCTTCAACTGTTGTTGTTTATGATTTAAATGTTTTTGGCAGAACCATTGAGACAATTTTAGAGATAGTTAAGTTTTTACTTTCAAATAAAATTAGAATTATTATTGTTAAACAAAATCTTGATTTAATTGATGATAAAGATATGTTGACACAAATGATACTTGGTGTTATCTCGATGACTGTAAACCTTGAAAAGGATTTAATGAGTTTAAGAACAAAAGAAGCTCTAACTGCAAAAAAATTAAAAGGTGAAAGTTTAGGAAAACCAAAAGGAACAATTCAAAAATCTAAGTTTGATAAACAAAGAGATAAAATAGAAGAGTTATTAGCTGTTGGATTATCAGTTAGAAAAATAGCAAAACTATTAGGATATAATAATCATATTGGTTTGAACAATTATGTTAAAAAAAGAAATATTAGACATTCTTTGCCAAATACACTAGACATAGCTAGTTGA
- a CDS encoding UbiX family flavin prenyltransferase, with product MKLVIGITGASGAKLALKFVQKLPSSVEAFVVVSKSARKALKLEQNIDIKDELLKRENTHIFKEHQIEACISSGSFKTDKMIILPCSMNTLAKCAVGISDNLITRAFTVMLKEKREVVLAPREMPFSTLALENMHKLSTLGVIIAPPVLAYYSKQDSIELMEDFLIGKWFDLLKIEHNLYERWK from the coding sequence GTGAAATTAGTAATTGGAATAACAGGAGCAAGTGGCGCTAAACTTGCACTTAAATTTGTACAAAAACTGCCTTCAAGTGTTGAAGCTTTTGTAGTGGTATCAAAAAGTGCCCGAAAAGCTTTGAAACTGGAGCAGAACATCGACATAAAAGATGAACTTTTAAAAAGGGAAAATACTCATATTTTTAAAGAACATCAAATAGAAGCGTGTATCTCATCTGGATCTTTTAAAACTGACAAAATGATAATACTTCCTTGTTCAATGAATACCCTTGCAAAATGTGCTGTTGGTATTTCAGACAATCTTATAACTAGAGCTTTTACAGTGATGTTAAAGGAAAAAAGAGAGGTTGTTTTAGCACCAAGAGAGATGCCTTTTTCTACTCTTGCTTTAGAAAACATGCATAAACTATCAACTCTTGGAGTGATTATTGCCCCACCTGTATTAGCCTACTATTCAAAACAAGATTCTATAGAACTTATGGAAGATTTTTTAATAGGAAAATGGTTTGATTTATTAAAAATTGAACACAATCTATATGAAAGATGGAAATAA
- the coaD gene encoding pantetheine-phosphate adenylyltransferase: protein MGNCKREKNVEGTYKKAIYSGTFDPITNGHMDIICRASNIFEEVIIAVAQSEAKNPMFDHEQRVKFVKAATNKIENVKVVGFDTLLVDLATELKINTIVRGLRAVSDFEYELQMGYANSSINKDIETLYLMPKLENAFVSSTIVREVIKFNGKYQHLVPKEVLECI from the coding sequence ATGGGAAATTGCAAAAGAGAAAAAAATGTAGAAGGAACTTATAAGAAAGCTATTTATAGTGGAACTTTTGATCCTATTACAAATGGTCATATGGATATTATTTGTCGAGCTTCAAATATTTTTGAAGAAGTGATTATTGCTGTTGCACAAAGTGAAGCAAAAAATCCAATGTTTGACCATGAACAAAGGGTTAAGTTTGTTAAAGCAGCAACAAATAAAATTGAGAATGTTAAAGTTGTAGGATTTGATACTTTACTTGTTGATTTAGCAACAGAATTAAAAATAAATACTATTGTTAGAGGGCTTAGAGCCGTTTCTGACTTTGAATATGAACTTCAAATGGGTTATGCAAATTCATCTATAAATAAAGATATTGAAACACTTTATTTGATGCCAAAGCTAGAGAATGCTTTTGTTTCATCAACAATTGTTAGAGAAGTTATTAAATTTAATGGAAAATACCAACACTTGGTACCAAAAGAGGTTCTAGAATGTATATAG
- the tmk gene encoding dTMP kinase, with protein MYIVIEGIDTAGKSTQLDILKQKFPQAVFTKEPGGTEIGLKLRAMALNGEAKSKVAEMFLFLADRAEHIEEIIKPNKEGIVVSDRSVISGISYASNLPLEVVTSLNLIATSNILPSHVILLELSKDELTKRLSGKTNDSIESRGIDYLIDIQNRMKKTVEILNLNHIFIDASLSIEEISKKIEDFING; from the coding sequence ATGTATATAGTAATTGAAGGTATAGACACGGCAGGTAAATCAACTCAACTTGATATACTAAAACAAAAGTTTCCCCAAGCTGTTTTCACTAAAGAACCAGGTGGAACTGAAATTGGTTTAAAATTAAGGGCAATGGCTTTAAATGGTGAAGCCAAAAGTAAAGTTGCGGAGATGTTCCTTTTTTTGGCTGATAGAGCTGAACATATTGAAGAGATAATAAAACCAAATAAAGAAGGAATTGTTGTAAGTGATAGAAGTGTAATTAGCGGTATCTCTTATGCTTCTAACTTGCCCCTTGAAGTTGTTACAAGTTTAAACCTTATTGCAACATCAAATATTCTTCCTAGTCATGTGATACTATTAGAGTTATCAAAGGATGAATTAACTAAAAGATTAAGCGGTAAAACAAACGATTCAATCGAATCAAGGGGTATTGATTATTTAATTGATATTCAAAATAGAATGAAAAAAACAGTAGAAATACTAAATTTAAATCATATTTTTATAGATGCAAGCCTTAGCATCGAAGAGATTTCAAAAAAGATAGAGGATTTTATAAATGGCTAA
- the hisS gene encoding histidine--tRNA ligase: MANIQSLRGMNDILGDDSKLFTYFVENASRIAKNYGFTYLETPILEETALFKRSVGESSDIVNKEMYQFIDKGENDVCLRPEGTAGVVRSFVENKFDRAGGTYRWFYYGPMFRYERPQKGRLRQFHQFGAEVFGQASVYEDATIIMMLKDILDFFEIKFKLQLNSLGCPTCMPPYRENLVKYLTNIKENLCEDCNKRIETNPIRVLDCKNENCQKLLYNAPKITNNLCEKCDSDFISLKDVLDYNNIEYVVDTNLVRGLDYYSQTAFEFTSSEIGSQSAIAGGGRYDRLVEFLGGRATPGIGFAIGIERLLELIKTKEEDKDTIYLGAMTDEALNLLTKIASKKRKNSITIMEYTPRSFGKHFKIAQKQDASIVALIGENELKNGTIFVKNIKTQEEKTIKIEDF, encoded by the coding sequence ATGGCTAACATTCAAAGCTTAAGAGGAATGAATGATATATTAGGTGACGATAGTAAACTATTTACATATTTTGTAGAAAATGCATCAAGAATTGCAAAAAACTATGGGTTTACCTACTTAGAAACTCCAATTTTAGAAGAAACAGCATTATTTAAAAGAAGTGTTGGTGAAAGTTCAGATATTGTAAATAAAGAGATGTATCAATTTATTGATAAAGGTGAAAACGATGTTTGCCTAAGACCTGAAGGTACAGCAGGGGTTGTTAGAAGTTTTGTAGAAAATAAATTTGATAGAGCTGGTGGAACATATAGATGGTTTTATTATGGACCAATGTTTAGATATGAAAGACCTCAAAAAGGTAGATTAAGACAGTTCCATCAATTTGGAGCAGAGGTGTTTGGTCAAGCATCAGTTTATGAAGATGCAACAATTATAATGATGCTTAAAGATATTCTTGATTTCTTTGAAATTAAGTTTAAATTACAACTAAATTCATTAGGTTGTCCAACATGTATGCCTCCGTATAGAGAAAACCTAGTTAAGTATTTAACAAATATAAAAGAAAACCTTTGTGAAGACTGTAATAAAAGGATTGAAACAAATCCAATTAGAGTTTTAGATTGTAAAAATGAAAACTGTCAAAAACTATTATACAATGCCCCTAAAATCACTAACAATTTATGTGAAAAATGTGATAGTGACTTTATAAGTCTTAAAGATGTATTAGACTATAACAATATAGAATATGTAGTTGATACAAATCTTGTTAGAGGTTTAGATTATTACTCTCAAACAGCCTTTGAATTTACCTCTTCAGAAATAGGTTCTCAAAGTGCAATAGCTGGTGGTGGAAGATATGATAGATTAGTTGAGTTTCTAGGTGGAAGAGCAACTCCTGGAATAGGATTTGCAATTGGTATAGAAAGATTACTTGAATTAATTAAAACAAAAGAAGAGGATAAAGATACAATATATCTTGGCGCAATGACAGATGAAGCATTAAACCTTTTAACAAAAATCGCTTCTAAAAAAAGAAAAAACTCCATAACTATAATGGAATATACTCCAAGAAGTTTTGGGAAACACTTTAAAATTGCTCAAAAACAAGATGCTAGTATAGTAGCTTTAATTGGGGAAAATGAATTAAAAAATGGAACAATATTTGTTAAAAATATTAAAACACAAGAAGAAAAAACAATCAAAATTGAGGATTTTTAA
- the speA gene encoding biosynthetic arginine decarboxylase: MNNYGIDIWADDNFIIEDGVVKINYASKPSLIEMVKEIREQDYKGPLLFRFPHLIQKQIDKLFNLYNNAIDEYNYKGKFNAVFPLKVNQLPNFIHPLIKCGEKYNYGLEAGSKAELFLAMTYNKYGSPITVNGFKDKEMIHLAFIAKKMGHDITVIIEGLNELETILEVEKETNLPTPSIGIRVRLFNSGSGAWAKSGGIDAKFGLSSTEILEAFEMLEENNLSDMLTMIHFHIGSAMNTIKPLKNALKEAGHIYAELKNLGATKLNAINIGGGLAVEYSQFQRTLQYSLQEFANDVIFTLKNIAKQKGVEEPNIFTESGRFISASSTVLITPVLELFTAEFDEEHLRLKEINPPLIEELRDLYNDINSKTALEYMHDSIDHLDSLLKLFDLGYIDLEDRSNAEILTNLIIKKAIWFLEVDDYDELKRIDNKIQEKYLVNFSIFQSLPDFWGIKQEFPIMPITHLNKNPTRSASLWDITCDSDGEIGFDPNKPLFLHDLDLKKEEYYLGFFHVGAYQDILGMRHNLFSHPTEINVIFENNEVKLENILESQKIIDILEDIDYDTKQIKEVLKKNLDNNTYKILKKYLHDNSYLKTTWS, from the coding sequence TTGAATAATTATGGTATTGACATTTGGGCTGATGATAACTTTATAATAGAAGATGGTGTTGTTAAAATTAACTATGCATCTAAGCCTTCATTAATTGAAATGGTAAAAGAGATAAGAGAGCAGGACTATAAAGGCCCTTTACTTTTTAGATTTCCACATCTTATACAAAAACAAATAGATAAGCTATTTAATCTATATAATAATGCTATAGATGAATATAATTATAAAGGAAAGTTCAATGCTGTATTTCCTTTAAAGGTTAATCAACTTCCAAACTTTATTCATCCATTAATAAAATGTGGTGAAAAATACAATTATGGATTAGAAGCTGGAAGTAAAGCCGAGCTTTTCTTAGCCATGACTTATAATAAATATGGTTCACCAATAACTGTTAATGGTTTTAAAGATAAAGAGATGATTCATTTAGCTTTTATTGCGAAAAAGATGGGACATGATATTACTGTAATCATTGAAGGATTAAATGAACTTGAAACAATTTTAGAAGTTGAAAAAGAAACAAATTTACCAACTCCTAGTATTGGGATTAGAGTTAGATTATTTAATAGTGGAAGTGGTGCATGGGCAAAATCTGGTGGAATTGATGCAAAATTTGGATTAAGTTCAACGGAGATTCTTGAAGCCTTTGAGATGCTTGAAGAAAACAACTTATCTGATATGCTTACAATGATTCATTTCCATATTGGTTCAGCAATGAATACAATTAAGCCCCTTAAAAATGCCCTTAAAGAAGCTGGACATATCTATGCGGAATTAAAGAACCTTGGTGCTACAAAATTAAATGCTATTAACATTGGTGGTGGTTTAGCAGTTGAGTATTCTCAATTTCAAAGAACTTTACAATATAGCTTACAAGAGTTTGCAAATGATGTAATATTTACACTAAAAAATATTGCAAAACAAAAAGGGGTAGAAGAACCAAATATTTTTACTGAATCTGGTAGGTTTATTAGTGCCTCTTCGACTGTTTTAATTACTCCTGTTTTAGAACTTTTTACAGCAGAATTTGATGAAGAACATTTAAGGTTAAAAGAGATTAACCCACCACTAATTGAAGAGCTAAGAGACCTATACAATGATATAAATTCAAAAACAGCACTTGAATATATGCACGATAGTATTGATCACCTAGATTCATTATTAAAACTTTTTGATTTGGGTTATATTGATTTAGAAGATAGAAGTAATGCAGAAATTCTAACAAACCTAATTATTAAAAAAGCTATTTGGTTTTTAGAGGTTGATGATTATGATGAATTAAAAAGAATTGATAATAAGATTCAAGAAAAATATCTTGTTAACTTTTCAATTTTTCAATCATTACCTGATTTTTGGGGTATAAAACAAGAGTTTCCTATTATGCCAATTACACATTTAAATAAAAACCCAACAAGAAGTGCATCTTTATGGGATATAACTTGTGATAGTGATGGTGAAATTGGATTTGATCCAAATAAACCACTTTTTTTACATGATTTAGATTTAAAAAAAGAGGAGTATTATCTTGGTTTTTTCCATGTAGGAGCATATCAAGATATATTAGGGATGAGACATAATTTATTCTCTCACCCAACAGAAATAAATGTTATATTTGAAAATAATGAGGTTAAACTAGAAAATATTCTAGAATCTCAAAAAATTATCGATATCCTTGAAGATATAGATTATGATACAAAACAGATAAAAGAGGTTTTAAAAAAGAATTTAGATAACAATACATATAAGATACTAAAAAAATATTTGCATGACAACAGTTATCTAAAAACAACTTGGAGCTAA
- the cysE gene encoding serine O-acetyltransferase translates to MEDKKNIHELIKEKILKEEKELGLWKQIKEDFSVPKLNDPALDSSFELFFNYPGVWAIINHRIANRLYNKGWVKLSRAIVGIGSLFTKTDIHPAATIGRRVFIDHAIGVVIGATAIIEDDVLIYQGVTLGGVSLDRGKRHPTIRANSVIGSGAKVLGNLVIGKNSKIGANSVVICDVPKNSTAVGVPAKIIKREDKNGRLNHSDLPDINKEMFEYLLKRVALLEHHMDSCKDVDLEKEENELENIYTKFIKAMNSIEKK, encoded by the coding sequence ATGGAAGATAAAAAAAACATACATGAACTAATAAAAGAAAAAATTTTAAAAGAGGAAAAAGAGTTAGGTTTATGGAAACAGATAAAAGAGGATTTTTCTGTACCTAAACTTAACGACCCTGCCCTAGATTCAAGTTTTGAACTATTTTTTAATTATCCTGGGGTTTGGGCAATTATAAACCATAGAATTGCAAATAGACTTTATAATAAAGGATGGGTAAAACTATCAAGGGCAATTGTTGGAATTGGTTCATTATTTACTAAAACAGATATACATCCAGCTGCAACAATAGGAAGAAGAGTATTTATTGACCATGCAATTGGAGTAGTTATTGGAGCAACTGCAATAATTGAAGATGATGTTTTAATCTATCAAGGGGTTACACTTGGTGGAGTAAGTCTTGATAGAGGGAAAAGACACCCTACTATTAGAGCAAACTCTGTTATTGGAAGTGGAGCAAAAGTATTAGGAAACCTTGTAATAGGTAAAAATAGTAAAATTGGAGCAAATTCTGTAGTAATTTGCGATGTGCCTAAGAACTCAACAGCAGTTGGAGTTCCAGCCAAAATCATAAAAAGAGAAGATAAAAATGGAAGACTTAATCATAGTGATCTTCCAGATATCAACAAAGAGATGTTTGAATATCTATTAAAAAGAGTTGCCCTTTTAGAACATCATATGGATTCTTGTAAAGATGTTGATTTAGAAAAAGAGGAAAATGAATTAGAAAACATTTATACAAAATTCATTAAAGCAATGAATTCAATTGAAAAAAAGTAA
- a CDS encoding sulfite exporter TauE/SafE family protein — MIELLLFGLITGFVSGFFGIGGGTILVPMLILSGFIIKEAIAISIMQMVFSSIYGSFLNAKKAKNIFKDGFILGVGGFVGGLQNSFVHSLVSNEFLQYLFIIIIVLSIIKIFISPAQSSQEVKNHSKASLFIIGFIVGIIAMSIGVGGAIMLIPLLVGVAKYPLKTATSLSLFFVIFSSIAGFISLSLAGQMLFYEGFIVGLASLVGVYFGIKIKNTTPITSYKQSILFLNFLILITMIYDTFFKVS, encoded by the coding sequence TTGATTGAACTTTTACTTTTTGGATTAATTACAGGTTTTGTATCCGGCTTCTTTGGTATTGGTGGAGGTACTATTTTAGTTCCAATGTTGATACTTTCTGGTTTTATTATCAAAGAGGCAATTGCAATCTCAATAATGCAAATGGTATTTAGTTCAATATATGGTTCATTTTTAAATGCAAAAAAAGCCAAAAACATCTTCAAAGATGGTTTTATTTTAGGAGTTGGAGGGTTTGTAGGGGGTCTTCAAAATAGTTTTGTACACTCACTTGTATCAAATGAATTTTTACAATACTTATTTATTATAATAATTGTTTTATCAATTATCAAAATCTTTATCTCCCCTGCTCAATCTTCACAAGAAGTTAAGAATCATAGTAAAGCCTCGTTATTTATAATAGGTTTTATTGTAGGTATTATAGCTATGAGTATTGGTGTAGGTGGTGCTATTATGTTAATACCTCTTCTTGTAGGTGTTGCTAAGTATCCATTAAAAACTGCTACAAGTCTTAGTTTATTTTTTGTGATTTTTTCTTCAATTGCTGGATTTATTTCTTTATCTTTAGCAGGACAAATGCTTTTTTATGAAGGGTTTATAGTTGGTTTAGCTTCACTTGTTGGGGTATATTTTGGAATAAAAATAAAAAATACAACACCTATTACTTCATATAAACAATCAATCTTATTTTTAAATTTCTTAATTTTAATTACAATGATTTATGATACTTTTTTTAAAGTCTCTTAA
- a CDS encoding aconitase family protein produces the protein MEYIDSFVIENERFFYFSLEKIINENPKLEKLPLSLKILLEANIRNSKNELTTKKILDIFANRKDEFINFYPSRVVLKEYTAIPTLAELAKLKEEKLKSKKLNLSVDLLLQYMKENEDTYKLAKWCDKNFSNLRVIPPGSKIIHPINLEYLSTVLHIEKIEEKFLLFPETIAISDYKDNMTNSFGVLGHKLESIDALATILGLPLKIKLPKVVGIKVVGKPKDGVLSSDFLQVLLDVLENANLDEKIVEFYGDGLKYLTLENRTKILNKASSYKALCSFFAIDEKTILYYNKTRQNEDFSKLVDKYLKTQKLFLNEENNLEYDESIEFDLSNIFPRVMPNLKNEVFKDKNIVLSLIDTSNGFLNPFLIIHCALVAKKAYEKGFRIDSKIKAFFKTDLTVYDYLANLDLLKYLEGIGFYFVNTNGKIEEKLSPNILTDCSISSGTLENNYINENIKLNYTMSASLVVIHSLIGSMKLKVFDKLNPNELWPEHSEVLRYLEKIDDTLYKDIYKNIFLGNEKWQDIIVEKSESFPWNDDSSFVQVFPFKEESFKDKINIENGEILALFNNEIKTKYISSNIQITPYINVANFLQEKGVKSFDFGTFEDRRGCSKLMVLGAFDTNEIKNMMVSKEGAFTKDFKTGEIISFYEKSKRVHQSQKDLIIIADENYGIGETNDWAAKATKLLGVKAIIAKSFGENHRKDLIKMGILPLQFIDDDIKSLNLKGYESINIKNSEIKKDLKLDAFIYKGEQIYQIKLKLRLDNEFEIQIYKNGGLVPFILKDIV, from the coding sequence TTGGAATATATCGATAGTTTTGTAATTGAAAATGAAAGGTTTTTTTATTTTAGTTTAGAGAAAATAATAAATGAAAACCCAAAATTAGAGAAATTACCACTTTCCTTGAAAATTCTTTTAGAAGCAAATATAAGAAATTCAAAAAATGAATTAACAACAAAAAAGATTTTAGATATATTTGCAAATAGAAAAGATGAATTTATAAACTTTTATCCATCAAGGGTAGTTTTAAAAGAGTATACAGCTATCCCTACACTCGCAGAACTTGCAAAACTAAAAGAGGAAAAACTAAAAAGTAAAAAATTAAATCTTAGTGTTGATTTATTACTTCAATATATGAAGGAAAATGAAGATACCTATAAACTTGCGAAATGGTGTGACAAAAATTTTTCAAACTTAAGAGTTATCCCACCAGGATCAAAAATAATTCATCCCATTAATTTAGAATATCTTTCAACTGTTTTACATATAGAAAAAATAGAAGAGAAGTTTCTTTTATTTCCTGAAACTATAGCTATCTCAGATTATAAAGATAATATGACAAATTCTTTTGGAGTTTTAGGTCATAAATTAGAATCAATTGATGCTTTAGCGACAATATTAGGCTTACCTCTTAAAATTAAATTGCCAAAAGTTGTTGGGATAAAAGTTGTTGGAAAACCAAAAGATGGAGTATTATCATCAGATTTTTTACAAGTTTTACTTGATGTTTTAGAAAACGCAAATTTAGATGAAAAAATTGTTGAATTTTATGGGGACGGATTAAAATATTTAACCCTAGAAAATAGAACTAAAATTTTAAATAAGGCTTCTTCTTATAAGGCTTTATGTTCTTTTTTTGCAATTGATGAAAAAACTATTTTGTACTACAATAAAACTAGACAAAATGAGGATTTTAGTAAATTAGTTGATAAATATTTAAAAACACAAAAACTTTTTTTAAATGAGGAAAACAATTTAGAATATGATGAAAGTATAGAATTTGATTTAAGTAATATTTTTCCAAGGGTAATGCCTAATTTAAAAAATGAGGTTTTTAAAGATAAAAATATAGTCTTGTCATTGATTGATACTTCAAATGGTTTTTTAAATCCATTTTTAATTATTCATTGTGCTTTAGTAGCCAAAAAAGCATACGAAAAAGGTTTTAGAATTGATTCAAAAATAAAAGCTTTTTTCAAAACAGATTTAACGGTGTATGATTATTTGGCAAATCTTGATTTATTAAAATATTTGGAAGGGATTGGTTTTTATTTTGTTAACACAAATGGAAAAATTGAAGAAAAACTAAGTCCTAATATATTAACTGATTGTTCAATTAGTTCAGGGACTTTAGAAAATAATTATATTAATGAAAATATCAAACTTAATTATACTATGTCAGCATCTTTGGTTGTTATTCATTCTTTAATAGGAAGTATGAAACTAAAGGTTTTTGATAAATTGAATCCAAATGAATTATGGCCAGAGCATAGTGAAGTTCTAAGGTATTTGGAAAAAATTGATGATACTTTATATAAAGATATTTATAAAAATATTTTTTTAGGAAATGAAAAATGGCAAGATATTATAGTTGAGAAAAGTGAATCTTTTCCATGGAATGATGACTCTAGTTTTGTACAGGTATTTCCTTTTAAAGAAGAGAGTTTTAAAGATAAAATAAATATTGAAAATGGTGAAATTCTAGCTTTATTTAATAATGAGATAAAAACTAAATATATCTCTTCAAATATTCAAATAACTCCATATATTAATGTTGCAAATTTTCTTCAAGAAAAAGGTGTAAAATCTTTTGATTTTGGAACCTTTGAAGATAGAAGAGGATGTAGTAAGCTGATGGTTTTAGGTGCTTTTGATACAAATGAGATAAAAAATATGATGGTATCAAAGGAGGGTGCATTTACAAAAGACTTCAAAACAGGTGAAATCATATCTTTTTATGAAAAGTCAAAAAGAGTCCATCAGTCTCAAAAAGACTTAATCATAATAGCAGATGAAAATTATGGTATCGGAGAAACAAACGATTGGGCAGCAAAAGCTACAAAACTTTTAGGAGTAAAAGCAATAATTGCAAAATCATTTGGTGAGAATCATAGAAAAGATTTGATTAAAATGGGTATTTTGCCTTTACAATTTATTGATGATGATATTAAATCTTTAAATCTAAAAGGTTATGAGTCAATAAATATTAAAAATAGTGAAATTAAAAAAGATTTAAAATTAGATGCTTTTATATATAAAGGGGAGCAAATATATCAAATAAAGTTAAAACTTAGACTTGATAATGAATTTGAGATTCAAATATATAAAAATGGCGGTCTAGTTCCTTTTATTTTAAAGGATATTGTTTAA
- a CDS encoding nucleotidyltransferase family protein yields the protein MEKVEDLAVLILAAGTSSRLGKPKQLIKYKNKSLIKIVIEKGLSISDNVTVVLGHKATTIVEEIIDYPIAIAVNPRFQDGIASSICFGIEQIQEYDRCLIMLCDQPFIPLSHFEKLIENLEKDSLIGSKYGSLATVPAIFSKKYYPSLLKLKGDKGAKSILVKNNAPTIKLEKKEAIDIDTKEDISTYLDL from the coding sequence TTGGAAAAAGTTGAAGATTTAGCAGTTTTAATTTTAGCAGCGGGTACCTCAAGTAGATTAGGAAAACCTAAACAATTAATTAAATATAAAAATAAAAGTTTAATAAAAATTGTTATTGAAAAAGGATTATCAATAAGTGACAATGTAACTGTAGTTTTAGGTCATAAAGCAACAACTATTGTTGAGGAGATAATCGATTATCCAATCGCAATTGCTGTAAATCCAAGATTTCAAGATGGTATTGCTAGTAGTATTTGTTTTGGTATAGAGCAAATACAAGAGTATGATAGATGTTTAATCATGTTATGTGATCAACCTTTTATACCATTGTCTCATTTTGAAAAACTAATTGAAAACTTGGAAAAAGACTCTTTAATTGGGTCAAAATATGGAAGTTTAGCAACAGTTCCAGCTATTTTTTCTAAAAAATATTATCCAAGCTTACTAAAACTAAAAGGGGATAAAGGAGCTAAATCAATTTTGGTAAAAAACAATGCTCCTACAATAAAATTAGAAAAAAAAGAGGCTATTGATATTGATACAAAAGAAGATATAAGTACATATTTAGATTTATAA
- a CDS encoding XdhC family protein: MFSNKQLHRFLANSKERKLDIALTYVEKTTGSTFSKKGTLMLVNSNFEFAGVLGSGFLQEKVKENSKDALNLKEEIVFESITKDPSSGHGNSKYRTIPFYYENMYEGIGKYINKVFSLLIFGSGAHISSLISMANLMGWKTTIIDVNLKKQFCKEADKLINLEKLEDIKSLNLFNYDAAVILSHNPKTDDTYLESLLKTDISYIGLMGNKNNAKRKKEQFNLENEKRFFAPIGIDIGSYTPESIALSICSQIEANKNGKL; encoded by the coding sequence ATGTTTTCAAATAAACAATTACATAGGTTTTTAGCTAATTCAAAAGAAAGAAAACTAGATATTGCTTTAACCTATGTTGAAAAGACAACTGGTTCAACTTTTTCTAAAAAAGGAACTTTAATGCTTGTAAACTCAAATTTTGAGTTTGCAGGTGTATTAGGAAGTGGTTTTTTACAAGAAAAAGTAAAAGAGAATTCAAAAGATGCCTTAAATTTAAAAGAAGAAATAGTTTTTGAATCAATTACAAAAGACCCAAGTTCTGGACATGGAAATAGTAAATATAGGACTATTCCTTTTTATTATGAAAATATGTATGAAGGGATTGGCAAATATATAAATAAAGTATTTTCCCTATTGATTTTTGGAAGTGGGGCTCATATAAGTTCTTTAATATCAATGGCAAATTTAATGGGTTGGAAAACAACTATAATTGATGTTAACTTAAAAAAACAGTTTTGTAAAGAAGCTGATAAATTAATCAATTTAGAAAAATTGGAAGATATAAAAAGTTTAAATCTTTTTAATTATGACGCAGCTGTAATTTTAAGTCATAATCCTAAAACAGATGATACTTATTTGGAGAGTTTATTAAAAACAGATATAAGTTATATTGGATTAATGGGAAATAAAAACAATGCAAAAAGAAAAAAAGAGCAGTTTAACTTAGAAAATGAAAAAAGATTTTTTGCTCCAATTGGAATAGATATTGGAAGTTATACTCCTGAATCAATAGCTCTTTCTATTTGTTCACAAATAGAAGCAAATAAAAATGGGAAATTATAA